The proteins below are encoded in one region of Garra rufa chromosome 12, GarRuf1.0, whole genome shotgun sequence:
- the eif6 gene encoding eukaryotic translation initiation factor 6 produces MAVRASFEKNNEIGCFAKLTNTYCLVAIGGSENFYSVFEGELSETMPVVHASIAGCRIIGRMCVGNRHGLLVPNNTTDQELQHIRNSLPDSVRIQRVEERLSALGNVISCNDYVALVHPDLDRETEEILADTLKVEVFRQTIAEQVLVGSYCAFSNQGGLVHPKTSIEDQDELSSLLQVPLVSGTVNRGSEVIAAGMVVNDWCAFCGLDTTSTELSVIESVFRLSETQPSAIATTMRDSLIDSLT; encoded by the exons ATGGCAGTCCGTGCGTCTTTTGAAAAGAATAATGAAATTGGATGCTTTGCCAAGCTCACAAACACATACTGCTTGGTAGCTATTGGCGGTTCAGAAAACTTTTACAG TGTCTTTGAAGGTGAGCTGTCAGAAACAATGCCTGTCGTTCATGCCTCTATAGCAGGATGTCGAATCATTGGCAGAATGTGTGTGG GAAATCGTCACGGTCTCTTGGTGCCGAACAACACGACAGATCAAGAGTTACAGCACATTAGAAACTCCCTGCCAGATTCAGTCCGGATTCAGAGAGTAGAAGAGCGTCTTTCTGCGCTGGGGAATGTCATCTCTTGTAACGACTATGTGGCTCTAGTTCATCCTGATCTTGACCGA GAAACTGAAGAGATTCTTGCAGACACTCTTAAGGTGGAAGTGTTCAGGCAGACGATTGCGGAGCAGGTGCTTGTGGGTAGTTACTGCGCCTTCAGTAATCAGGGAGGCCTCGTCCACCCCAAAACCTCCATAGAAGATCAAGATGAGCTCTCATCACTCCTGCAAGTACCTTTAGTG TCTGGAACGGTGAATCGTGGTAGTGAAGTGATCGCTGCTGGTATGGTGGTGAACGACTGGTGTGCCTTCTGTGGGCTAGACACCACGAGCACTGAGCTGTCCGTCATTGAGAGCGTCTTCAGACTGAGTGAAACGCAACCCAGCGCCATTGCAACTACAATGAGAGACTCGCTCATCGACAG TCTCACATAA